In a single window of the Bacteroidota bacterium genome:
- a CDS encoding TIGR02757 family protein has protein sequence MNPAELKDFLDAKVLQYNCESFIKNDPISIPHLFSKKEDVEIAGFFTATISWGQRPVIVRNAKKLMELMDMDPFRFTMNSSAKEMKRLGQFTHRTFNCTDAQFFILALRNIYRKHGGLENCFRKKNRKEAIIHFRNIFFSVKHPSRSEKHISDPGKNSSAKRINMFLRWMVRKDKTGVDFGIWKNISPAHLCVPLDVHVGNTARALGLLTRKQNDWKSVEELTAKLREFDPKDPVKYDFALFGLGINENFS, from the coding sequence ATGAATCCTGCGGAGCTGAAAGATTTTCTCGATGCAAAAGTGCTGCAGTACAACTGCGAGTCGTTCATCAAAAATGACCCGATCTCCATCCCGCATTTATTTTCAAAAAAAGAAGACGTGGAGATCGCAGGATTTTTTACAGCAACCATTTCCTGGGGACAACGCCCCGTTATTGTCCGCAATGCAAAAAAATTAATGGAACTGATGGATATGGATCCTTTCCGGTTCACCATGAATTCTTCCGCCAAAGAAATGAAACGGCTTGGCCAATTCACGCATCGTACTTTCAACTGCACCGATGCACAATTTTTTATTCTTGCTTTGAGAAATATTTACCGGAAGCACGGCGGGCTTGAAAATTGTTTCCGGAAAAAAAACAGGAAAGAAGCAATTATTCATTTCCGGAATATTTTTTTCAGCGTAAAGCATCCTTCACGTTCTGAAAAACATATTTCTGATCCGGGAAAAAATTCTTCTGCCAAAAGGATCAATATGTTTTTGCGATGGATGGTGCGAAAAGATAAAACCGGAGTCGATTTCGGAATATGGAAAAATATTTCTCCTGCGCACCTGTGTGTGCCGCTCGATGTGCATGTGGGCAATACCGCGCGCGCGCTCGGGTTACTCACGCGCAAGCAGAACGACTGGAAATCGGTGGAAGAATTGACGGCAAAGCTGCGCGAATTTGATCCGAAAGACCCGGTGAAATATGATTTTGCTCTTTTTGGATTGGGGATCAATGAAAATTTTTCCTGA
- a CDS encoding winged helix-turn-helix transcriptional regulator, whose amino-acid sequence MRRDVFQAIADPTRREIIKLVARRHVNINEVADNFKISRPAISKHIRILTECGLIVVRQQGRERFCESNPHKLNEVSDWVEQYRKIWTTKLDALGDYLKKIQSGPKSKNKIKKNGKRKK is encoded by the coding sequence ATGAGAAGAGATGTTTTTCAGGCCATCGCCGATCCAACGAGAAGAGAGATTATTAAACTGGTCGCCAGGAGGCATGTGAACATCAATGAAGTTGCCGACAATTTTAAAATAAGCCGGCCGGCAATATCGAAACACATAAGAATACTTACGGAATGCGGGCTCATTGTGGTCAGACAGCAGGGAAGGGAAAGATTTTGCGAGTCGAACCCGCACAAACTGAATGAAGTTTCCGACTGGGTAGAGCAATACCGGAAAATATGGACAACCAAACTGGATGCTTTGGGGGATTACCTTAAAAAAATTCAATCGGGACCAAAAAGTAAAAATAAAATCAAAAAAAATGGAAAAAGAAAAAAATGA
- a CDS encoding glycosyl hydrolase, whose protein sequence is MNLSKYFLLLLPLQLFSQKVSPPPAAPDPKGTSATERLAGLDKRKKCEENSIVTNVNCRSVGPSVMSGRVVDIDANPDDPTIFFVAYASGGVWFTNNNGTTFSPVFDNEAMVDIGDIAVNWENSIAKDIWVGTGESNSSRSSYSGTGIYHSSNGGMTWEYKGLPESHHIGKIILSKTDHNKIWVAAIGHLYTPNKERGIFKSTDGGATWKQTLFIDENTGAIDLFSDPSNENVLYAVAWHRERKAWNLVEGGTSSGIYKSTDGGDSWNLITGPKSGFAQGENVGRIGLSIFQGDPKMIYAIVDNQNLPLDSVKKKDHLSPNDFRNMTKEQFLSLDPGKLRKYLLENNFPEKYSVNAVNEMVRSGKILPVALADYVSDANSDLFSKPIIGPEIYFSADGGATWKKVNTQQLDGLFFTYGYYFGKIWVSPADVNEIFIAGVELMKSTDGGKTFHSSNGANQHGDHHAFWIDPKRKGHLINGNDGGVNISWDDGVTWFKANTPDVGQFYSVNADMATPYNVYGGLQDNGVWCGPSDYSPDLSWYDDGAYPYKRVLGGDGMQVQVDTRDNNTVYAGYQFGYYFRVNKTTGESKQVRPEMELGEKPMRFNWQTPILLSEHNQDILYMASQKLYRSMDKGDHFTAISADLTRGGRAGDVPYGTITTLAESSMKFGLIYTGSDDGLIYVTKDGGVSWTRISDKLPQNMRVNRVIASSFVEGRVYAVLSGFQWDNFSSLLYVSEDFGATWTRIGMNLPMEPLNVMREDPVNENLLFVGSDQGLYLSFDRGKNFMRMTKGIPPVAIHDLVVQPREHDLVIGTHGRSIYIAHIAALEQVNDTIMGEAIFAFDPGSITQSISFVTIGGDEKMFPATYASLSWYCGAKTITTIELYSGDEKFLFATAKDTSEKGFNFMQEDLLVDSVNAVAFKEWIKESGKPPKAAGHGKYGLVPGEYVLKFTDEYMDVKKIKVHVLAATERSHENNIPLEPGENIPSGK, encoded by the coding sequence ATGAATCTCAGCAAATATTTTCTCCTGCTTCTCCCGCTTCAGCTTTTCTCACAAAAAGTTTCTCCGCCTCCTGCAGCACCTGATCCCAAAGGAACTTCTGCAACAGAACGTCTTGCCGGCCTCGACAAAAGAAAAAAATGCGAAGAGAATTCCATTGTTACTAATGTCAATTGCCGCAGCGTAGGCCCAAGCGTGATGAGCGGGCGCGTGGTGGACATTGATGCAAATCCCGATGATCCGACAATTTTTTTTGTAGCGTATGCATCCGGCGGTGTCTGGTTCACGAACAATAACGGAACAACTTTTTCTCCGGTGTTTGATAATGAAGCAATGGTTGACATCGGCGACATCGCGGTGAACTGGGAAAATTCTATTGCGAAAGATATCTGGGTGGGAACAGGTGAATCTAATTCCAGCCGCTCTTCTTATTCAGGAACCGGAATTTATCACAGCAGCAATGGAGGAATGACATGGGAATACAAAGGCCTGCCGGAATCGCATCACATCGGAAAAATTATTCTGTCAAAAACGGATCACAATAAAATATGGGTCGCCGCTATCGGCCATCTTTATACTCCGAATAAAGAGCGCGGAATTTTTAAAAGTACAGATGGCGGCGCAACATGGAAACAAACTCTTTTCATTGATGAAAACACGGGAGCCATTGATCTTTTTTCCGATCCTTCCAATGAAAATGTATTGTATGCAGTGGCGTGGCATCGCGAACGTAAAGCATGGAATCTTGTGGAAGGCGGAACTTCATCCGGAATTTACAAAAGTACGGATGGTGGCGATTCATGGAATCTCATCACCGGCCCTAAAAGCGGATTTGCGCAAGGAGAAAATGTAGGTCGCATCGGCCTCAGTATTTTCCAGGGCGATCCGAAAATGATCTACGCGATCGTCGACAATCAGAATCTTCCTTTAGATTCCGTGAAAAAGAAAGACCATCTCTCCCCGAATGATTTCCGTAACATGACGAAGGAACAATTTCTCTCGCTCGATCCTGGCAAACTCAGAAAATATCTGCTCGAAAATAATTTTCCGGAAAAATATTCAGTGAATGCTGTGAATGAAATGGTACGTTCCGGAAAAATTCTTCCTGTTGCACTTGCCGATTATGTTTCGGATGCCAACAGCGATCTCTTCAGTAAACCCATCATTGGCCCCGAAATTTATTTTTCCGCCGACGGTGGAGCAACGTGGAAAAAAGTGAACACGCAGCAACTCGACGGATTATTTTTCACTTACGGTTATTATTTCGGAAAGATATGGGTGTCACCTGCCGATGTGAATGAAATTTTTATTGCAGGCGTGGAGTTGATGAAAAGTACAGACGGCGGAAAAACTTTTCATTCTTCCAATGGCGCAAATCAACATGGCGATCATCATGCTTTCTGGATCGATCCGAAAAGGAAAGGACATCTCATCAATGGAAATGATGGTGGCGTAAATATTTCGTGGGATGATGGAGTCACTTGGTTCAAAGCAAACACACCTGATGTAGGACAATTCTATTCGGTGAATGCAGATATGGCAACTCCTTATAATGTGTACGGCGGATTGCAGGACAACGGCGTGTGGTGCGGGCCTTCTGATTATTCGCCGGATCTTTCCTGGTATGACGATGGCGCGTATCCATACAAGCGTGTGCTCGGTGGCGATGGCATGCAGGTGCAGGTGGACACGCGCGACAACAATACAGTTTATGCCGGTTACCAGTTCGGATATTATTTCCGCGTGAATAAAACAACAGGTGAATCAAAACAGGTTCGCCCCGAAATGGAGCTCGGTGAAAAACCAATGCGTTTCAACTGGCAAACTCCGATTTTACTGAGTGAACATAACCAGGATATTTTATACATGGCGTCGCAAAAACTATATCGCTCCATGGATAAAGGCGATCATTTCACTGCTATCTCCGCTGATCTTACGCGTGGCGGGCGCGCAGGCGATGTCCCTTATGGAACCATCACTACCCTCGCAGAATCGTCAATGAAATTCGGATTGATCTACACCGGCAGCGATGATGGATTGATCTATGTTACAAAAGACGGCGGCGTTTCATGGACAAGAATTTCCGATAAGCTTCCGCAGAACATGCGCGTGAATCGCGTTATCGCTTCTTCTTTCGTGGAAGGAAGAGTGTATGCCGTGCTCAGCGGATTCCAATGGGATAATTTTTCTTCACTGCTGTATGTCTCTGAAGATTTTGGCGCAACGTGGACGCGCATAGGAATGAATTTACCAATGGAACCTCTGAATGTTATGCGGGAAGACCCGGTGAATGAAAACCTTTTGTTTGTCGGAAGTGATCAGGGACTTTACCTGAGTTTCGATCGCGGAAAAAATTTCATGCGAATGACAAAAGGAATTCCTCCCGTTGCGATTCATGATCTCGTGGTACAGCCGCGTGAGCATGACCTGGTGATCGGTACTCACGGGCGATCAATTTACATCGCACACATTGCTGCGCTGGAACAAGTGAATGATACCATTATGGGAGAAGCAATTTTTGCTTTTGATCCCGGCTCTATAACTCAATCAATTTCTTTTGTTACGATCGGCGGGGACGAAAAAATGTTTCCGGCAACTTACGCATCACTCAGCTGGTACTGCGGTGCAAAAACAATCACCACCATAGAATTGTATTCCGGCGATGAGAAATTTCTTTTCGCTACTGCGAAGGACACGAGTGAGAAAGGATTCAACTTTATGCAGGAAGATCTTCTAGTTGATTCAGTGAATGCAGTCGCTTTCAAAGAATGGATCAAAGAAAGCGGTAAACCACCGAAAGCTGCCGGCCATGGAAAGTATGGGCTTGTACCGGGCGAATATGTTCTGAAATTTACGGATGAGTATATGGATGTAAAAAAAATAAAAGTGCATGTTCTCGCTGCAACAGAACGTTCGCATGAAAATAATATTCCATTGGAACCCGGAGAAAATATTCCTTCCGGTAAATAA
- a CDS encoding SRPBCC domain-containing protein translates to MEKEKNEPFIIERTYDAPLKKVWKAITDKDEMKHWYFSLPEFRAEVGFEFRFVGGPSPEKQYLHICVVTEVIPEKKLTYSWRYDGYEGNSFVTFELFAVGNKTRVVLTHRGLETFPAGNPDFAKGNFSVGWTHIIGTALKEFSEKK, encoded by the coding sequence ATGGAAAAAGAAAAAAATGAGCCGTTCATCATTGAGCGAACCTACGACGCACCTTTGAAGAAAGTATGGAAAGCGATCACGGACAAGGACGAAATGAAGCATTGGTACTTCAGTCTTCCTGAATTCAGGGCAGAGGTTGGTTTTGAATTCCGATTCGTTGGCGGACCGAGCCCGGAAAAACAATATCTCCATATCTGCGTTGTCACTGAAGTGATCCCGGAAAAGAAACTCACGTATAGCTGGAGGTATGATGGTTATGAAGGAAATTCATTTGTCACATTTGAACTTTTCGCAGTGGGAAATAAAACCAGGGTTGTACTCACCCATCGCGGACTTGAAACTTTTCCTGCCGGCAATCCGGATTTCGCAAAAGGAAATTTCTCGGTGGGATGGACACATATCATTGGTACAGCGTTGAAAGAATTTTCGGAGAAAAAATAA
- a CDS encoding ABC transporter permease: MLKYILKRLAIFIPTLFAISVLAFAISVNSPGDPVEIFYSGAKGGNGEGANAQNQSMIRGKQQLRHQLGLDLPVFYFTLTSYAYPDTLYKISDPQTKETLDRLISEYGNWNEISLWYHSLLEMKKRMMNIIPDSISCSTLGKEIAEKNIDDAQQEINALFLSYEEVVIQSKFDKLQKLMRSEKQLGRHSALVVLDEPLTQCRNIFASVKNNSTSWKTWIPALHFYGYNQYHRWLLGDGNPFTGNGAVNTKGVVRGDFGRSCFEKLPVSEIIGDALPWSLFFTLTSVLLAYLVSIPAGVRAAARRGGIFDRGSSIIFFMLYSLPVFFLATLLMITFANPHVFDIFPAHGVMPGHGYPDGISLWGKIKLSLPYIILPLICYTYSSLAFLSRTMRVSMLEVISQDYMRTANAKGLSYFRVIYKHGMRNALLPIITIFSNIFPIAVGGSVIIEVIFGIPGMGQKIFDAIGSRDYTMIVAVFTLSGFMTLVGYLVADILYAVADPRISYSK; encoded by the coding sequence ATGCTGAAATATATTCTCAAACGGCTCGCGATCTTCATTCCTACTTTATTTGCAATTTCCGTTCTTGCATTTGCGATCAGCGTAAATTCTCCCGGCGATCCTGTCGAAATTTTTTATTCAGGCGCGAAAGGCGGCAATGGCGAAGGTGCGAATGCGCAGAATCAATCCATGATCCGCGGCAAACAGCAACTTCGCCACCAGCTCGGACTCGATCTTCCTGTTTTTTATTTCACACTCACTTCTTACGCTTACCCCGACACACTCTATAAGATTTCAGATCCACAAACTAAAGAAACACTCGATCGTCTCATCAGCGAATACGGAAACTGGAACGAGATCAGTCTGTGGTATCACTCACTTCTTGAAATGAAAAAGAGGATGATGAATATTATTCCTGATTCTATTTCGTGCTCCACATTGGGAAAAGAAATTGCTGAAAAAAATATCGACGATGCACAGCAGGAGATCAACGCACTTTTTCTCAGTTATGAAGAAGTAGTGATCCAAAGCAAATTCGACAAGTTGCAGAAATTGATGCGGAGTGAAAAACAACTCGGCCGGCACAGCGCTCTTGTTGTCCTCGATGAACCGCTTACGCAATGCAGAAATATTTTTGCTTCCGTGAAAAATAATTCCACCTCCTGGAAAACATGGATTCCCGCACTACATTTCTACGGTTACAATCAATATCACCGCTGGTTGCTCGGCGATGGAAATCCATTCACAGGAAATGGTGCCGTAAATACAAAAGGAGTTGTGCGCGGAGATTTCGGACGTTCGTGTTTTGAGAAATTACCTGTATCTGAAATAATCGGCGATGCACTTCCATGGTCGTTGTTCTTTACGTTAACTTCAGTTCTTCTCGCGTACCTCGTGAGTATTCCGGCGGGCGTGCGGGCGGCGGCCAGGCGCGGTGGAATTTTCGACCGCGGATCTTCTATTATTTTTTTCATGCTTTATTCGCTTCCGGTTTTTTTTCTTGCCACTTTACTCATGATCACATTTGCAAATCCGCATGTGTTTGATATTTTTCCAGCGCATGGCGTAATGCCCGGGCACGGTTACCCGGATGGAATTTCACTCTGGGGAAAAATAAAACTCTCGCTTCCGTACATCATTCTTCCGCTCATTTGTTACACGTACAGTTCACTTGCATTTCTCAGCCGCACCATGCGCGTTTCCATGCTCGAAGTAATTTCACAGGATTACATGCGCACGGCAAATGCAAAAGGCCTCTCTTATTTTCGCGTCATTTACAAACACGGAATGAGAAATGCTTTGCTTCCGATCATCACCATCTTCTCCAATATTTTTCCCATCGCTGTCGGAGGTTCTGTCATCATTGAAGTGATCTTCGGCATTCCCGGTATGGGACAGAAGATTTTCGATGCGATCGGTTCAAGAGATTACACCATGATTGTAGCGGTGTTCACACTTTCCGGTTTCATGACACTCGTCGGATATTTAGTCGCTGATATTCTTTACGCGGTTGCTGATCCGAGAATTTCTTATTCGAAATAA
- a CDS encoding alpha/beta fold hydrolase — MNKVISDIIHHDDHPPIAVDFHFPPKGVRPVPVIIFLHGLKGFKDWGHFPLIAEHFTRSGFAAVRFNFSMNGTTPEHPEEFVDLDAFSRNTYSQEVKDISVVIEDLWWRTGFHSQIDPCRIGLLGHSRGGGIALLAAKNEDRIRAVCTWAGVSDFEPRVNPPNLEEWLKNGVVFQHNSRTGQDMPQKIILREDFYANREKLDIKSAVEKLLIPQLIVHGKKDETVPVQEAELLHSWNMFSQLELIENANHTFGGRHPWEIPTLPEETKAALQVTINFFRENL; from the coding sequence ATGAATAAAGTGATCAGTGATATCATTCACCACGACGATCATCCGCCTATTGCGGTAGATTTTCATTTTCCACCGAAAGGAGTCCGCCCTGTTCCGGTAATTATTTTTCTTCATGGCTTGAAAGGTTTTAAAGACTGGGGACATTTTCCACTGATAGCGGAACATTTCACACGATCGGGATTTGCTGCGGTACGTTTCAATTTTTCCATGAATGGAACAACACCGGAACATCCTGAAGAATTTGTTGATCTTGATGCGTTCTCGCGCAATACCTACTCGCAGGAAGTGAAAGATATTTCTGTTGTGATCGAAGATCTGTGGTGGAGAACAGGATTTCATTCGCAGATCGATCCTTGCCGCATCGGTTTGCTCGGGCACAGCAGGGGAGGAGGGATCGCTTTACTCGCTGCGAAAAATGAAGACCGCATACGCGCCGTATGCACATGGGCAGGCGTGAGTGATTTTGAACCGCGTGTGAATCCTCCGAACCTGGAAGAGTGGCTGAAAAATGGTGTTGTATTTCAACACAACTCAAGAACCGGGCAGGATATGCCGCAGAAGATCATTCTCCGCGAGGATTTTTATGCGAACAGAGAAAAGCTCGATATTAAGTCGGCGGTGGAAAAACTTTTAATCCCGCAATTGATCGTTCATGGAAAAAAAGATGAAACTGTTCCGGTGCAGGAAGCAGAATTACTTCATTCGTGGAATATGTTCTCCCAGCTGGAGCTGATCGAAAATGCGAATCATACTTTCGGCGGAAGGCATCCGTGGGAAATTCCAACGCTGCCGGAAGAAACAAAGGCAGCTTTGCAAGTGACGATAAATTTTTTTCGGGAGAATCTTTGA
- a CDS encoding MFS transporter, protein MVSYEKNNDPWASLKIRDFALYLSARFFLTLGVQIQGVVVGIQVYKISPGSTTDKALSMGFIGLAEAIPFIGLAIFAGHVADIIKRKRIILFSTAFLLLASWCLFYISFDKNLLLHLGLAPIYGIIFCTGIARGFLGPVFPAFQSQLVPRALYANASTWNSNLWQTAAVLGPAIGGLLMGFISIRFSYGVSSSLMTICFVLMCFVKDHPLPLREQKEKFFKSLTAGFRFVFTNQVMLAALSLDLFAVLFGGAVALIPIFTHEILKLGDKADIAVGFLRAAPAIGSILTGLLLAYFPPTKKAGRNLFFSVTCFGLCIIGFAFSTHFILSFILLLLSGSFDMVSVIIRHTILQLTTPDNMRGRVSAVNGIFIGSSNEIGEMESGVAAKMMGLIPSVVFGGCMTIVVVAIIFLSAPKLRKLNLDKLV, encoded by the coding sequence CTGGTGTCTTACGAAAAAAATAATGATCCCTGGGCTTCGCTGAAGATCCGCGATTTTGCCCTTTATCTTTCAGCAAGATTTTTTCTTACGCTTGGCGTGCAGATACAGGGTGTAGTGGTTGGCATCCAGGTTTACAAAATTTCGCCGGGCTCTACCACAGACAAAGCACTCAGTATGGGATTCATCGGACTTGCAGAAGCGATCCCATTCATTGGCCTCGCAATTTTTGCCGGGCACGTTGCCGATATCATAAAGAGAAAAAGGATTATTCTGTTCAGCACTGCATTTCTCCTTCTCGCATCCTGGTGTTTGTTTTATATTTCATTTGATAAAAATCTTTTACTGCATCTTGGCCTTGCTCCGATCTATGGAATAATTTTTTGCACGGGAATAGCGCGAGGATTTCTCGGCCCTGTTTTTCCTGCTTTCCAGTCACAACTTGTTCCGCGTGCACTCTACGCGAACGCGAGTACCTGGAACAGTAATCTCTGGCAGACTGCAGCGGTGCTTGGCCCGGCGATCGGCGGCTTGCTCATGGGATTCATCTCTATTCGTTTTTCTTATGGCGTAAGTTCATCGCTGATGACGATCTGTTTTGTGCTGATGTGTTTTGTCAAAGATCATCCGCTTCCATTGCGTGAACAAAAAGAAAAATTTTTTAAAAGTCTCACGGCGGGATTTCGTTTTGTGTTCACGAATCAGGTTATGCTCGCGGCTTTATCACTCGATCTCTTTGCGGTTCTTTTCGGCGGAGCAGTTGCCCTCATCCCGATCTTCACGCATGAAATTCTCAAACTCGGTGACAAAGCCGACATCGCGGTGGGATTCCTGCGCGCCGCACCCGCCATCGGTTCCATTCTCACGGGATTGCTGCTTGCTTATTTTCCGCCGACAAAAAAAGCCGGAAGGAATTTATTTTTCTCCGTTACGTGTTTCGGATTGTGCATTATTGGTTTCGCATTTTCCACACATTTCATTCTGAGTTTTATTCTTTTATTGTTGAGCGGATCGTTTGACATGGTAAGCGTGATCATCCGCCACACAATATTACAACTCACTACACCCGACAATATGCGCGGAAGAGTTTCGGCCGTAAACGGAATTTTCATTGGCTCTTCAAACGAGATCGGTGAAATGGAATCGGGTGTTGCTGCGAAGATGATGGGACTCATTCCTTCCGTTGTTTTCGGCGGATGCATGACGATCGTGGTTGTTGCAATTATTTTTCTCTCTGCACCGAAATTGAGAAAACTGAATCTTGATAAATTAGTTTGA
- a CDS encoding SRPBCC domain-containing protein produces the protein MKTIFSKDPGNKKMMVTREFSAPIELVWKAWTDSNILDEWWAPKPWKAETKKMDFKEGGSWLYCMIGPDGSKHWSKADYKKVVPAKYFSATDYFCDENGNKNPAFPVMDWSVKFMGTDTGTKVEVEITFASEQDLQAIVEMGFEQGFSAAHQNLDELLKVRITKQKDEI, from the coding sequence ATGAAAACTATTTTCTCAAAAGACCCGGGCAACAAAAAAATGATGGTGACGAGAGAATTTTCCGCTCCAATTGAATTAGTTTGGAAAGCATGGACGGATAGTAATATTCTTGACGAATGGTGGGCGCCTAAACCGTGGAAAGCGGAAACAAAAAAAATGGATTTTAAAGAAGGCGGGTCCTGGCTTTATTGCATGATCGGACCTGACGGAAGCAAGCATTGGTCAAAAGCAGATTACAAAAAGGTCGTTCCAGCTAAATATTTTTCTGCTACCGATTACTTCTGCGATGAGAATGGAAATAAAAATCCGGCTTTCCCGGTGATGGATTGGAGTGTGAAATTCATGGGCACTGATACAGGGACAAAAGTTGAAGTTGAAATTACTTTTGCAAGCGAACAAGATCTGCAGGCAATTGTTGAAATGGGCTTTGAGCAGGGATTCAGCGCAGCACATCAGAATCTTGATGAGTTGTTGAAAGTGCGCATAACAAAACAGAAGGATGAAATTTAA
- a CDS encoding VOC family protein encodes MKLKALTINIMSENVDRAAGFYRDTFGFEILTTVPGQDETIFAMIKRDEVSIMIQSMKSFVEANPEYKDHKVGGTVLLYMDVTAIGKWYETAKKNNCDFVKHLNKTFYGTNEFTIRDTDGYRVSFAEDETE; translated from the coding sequence ATGAAATTAAAAGCGCTCACCATAAATATCATGTCGGAAAATGTGGACCGCGCTGCCGGTTTTTACCGCGATACATTCGGTTTTGAAATTCTCACCACTGTTCCCGGCCAGGACGAAACTATTTTCGCAATGATCAAGCGCGATGAGGTCAGCATCATGATCCAGTCGATGAAAAGTTTTGTGGAAGCCAACCCGGAATACAAGGATCACAAAGTGGGCGGAACCGTTTTACTTTACATGGATGTAACCGCCATCGGCAAATGGTATGAAACCGCGAAAAAGAATAACTGTGATTTTGTAAAACACCTGAACAAAACTTTTTACGGCACCAATGAATTCACGATCAGAGATACCGATGGGTATAGGGTAAGTTTTGCTGAAGATGAAACGGAATAA
- a CDS encoding ABC transporter permease, with protein MAEEKISETHSVERSVIVTQETAVSGEADFSFRKYAWKQFKKNKPAYISLYILGFLALVSILAPVLANERPLYMKYKGQTFYPAFSFKNKYSITDPKNGKTEELQLDITNWKRLDLESVIWAPVPWSPHQLEPDKPNRKFVGPNDPQKFIDKNGDTLYMPPRFKHIMGTNHDGDDVLAGIIHGGRISLSIGFLSMGIAALLGLFLGAIAGYFGNNGYQVARARFWLVILSIPFAYFFAFGRRIFILKDAMAESGFTFLFQLIFSIFIFSLVIAIFSFLGKLISKGKFLSKQVTVPVDSYVSRSIEILNSIPTLILILSLSTLVKERSIVYVMVIIGLTSWTGIARFTRAEFLRIRSLEYIQAAQAMGFTNKRIIIRHALVNGMAPAMISIAFGVAGAILIESSLSFLHIGVPDDCVTWGKLLSEGKENFNAWWMIVYPGLAIFLVVTIYNLIGEGLRDALDPKLKK; from the coding sequence ATGGCAGAAGAAAAAATAAGTGAAACGCATTCGGTGGAACGGTCGGTGATCGTTACGCAGGAAACCGCTGTTTCAGGCGAAGCGGATTTTTCATTCAGGAAATATGCATGGAAACAATTCAAAAAAAATAAGCCGGCATACATTTCACTTTACATTCTTGGATTTCTCGCGCTCGTATCTATACTTGCGCCTGTACTTGCGAACGAGCGGCCGCTTTACATGAAATACAAAGGGCAGACATTTTACCCGGCATTTTCTTTCAAAAATAAATATTCGATCACAGATCCGAAGAATGGAAAGACAGAAGAACTTCAACTCGACATCACGAACTGGAAACGCCTCGATCTCGAATCGGTGATATGGGCTCCTGTTCCGTGGTCACCGCATCAACTGGAGCCGGATAAACCCAACCGGAAATTTGTCGGGCCGAACGATCCGCAGAAATTCATTGACAAAAATGGCGATACTCTTTACATGCCGCCGCGTTTCAAACATATCATGGGAACAAATCACGATGGAGATGATGTGCTCGCTGGAATTATTCATGGCGGAAGAATTTCATTGAGCATCGGTTTTCTCTCCATGGGAATTGCTGCTCTTCTCGGACTTTTTCTTGGCGCAATCGCAGGTTACTTCGGTAACAATGGTTACCAGGTAGCACGTGCAAGATTCTGGCTGGTGATCCTTTCAATTCCTTTTGCTTACTTCTTTGCATTCGGCAGAAGAATTTTCATTCTCAAAGATGCAATGGCGGAATCCGGTTTCACTTTTCTTTTTCAATTGATCTTCAGCATTTTTATTTTTTCACTCGTCATCGCAATATTTTCTTTTCTCGGAAAACTGATCAGCAAAGGAAAATTTCTTTCGAAACAGGTTACAGTGCCCGTCGATTCGTATGTTTCCCGTTCCATCGAAATACTGAATTCCATTCCTACGCTTATTCTTATTCTCTCACTTTCCACATTAGTGAAAGAACGCTCCATCGTTTATGTAATGGTGATCATCGGGCTCACCTCGTGGACAGGAATAGCGCGATTCACGAGAGCAGAATTTCTGCGCATCAGGAGTCTTGAATATATCCAGGCCGCGCAAGCCATGGGATTCACCAACAAACGAATTATAATTCGTCACGCGCTTGTGAATGGAATGGCGCCTGCCATGATCTCTATCGCATTCGGAGTCGCGGGTGCCATACTTATTGAATCGAGTTTATCTTTTCTGCACATTGGCGTTCCCGATGATTGTGTGACATGGGGAAAATTACTGAGTGAAGGAAAAGAAAATTTCAATGCGTGGTGGATGATCGTTTATCCCGGGCTCGCAATTTTTCTCGTAGTAACAATTTACAATTTGATCGGTGAAGGATTGCGTGATGCACTGGATCCAAAATTGAAGAAGTGA